The following coding sequences lie in one Jonesia denitrificans DSM 20603 genomic window:
- a CDS encoding OsmC family protein gives MTDELLTPGQAPADSVWVERVGPREYVGHNDRGATVRFAGAGVEGAFTPGEVLKLAAAACTGLVTDKALARRVGDDYTAQVQVSTVKDEENNRYTSVDERLVVDLSGLDPEARERLVALLHRTIESQCTVGRTIVAGAEVHATITE, from the coding sequence ATGACTGATGAACTATTAACCCCTGGACAGGCTCCGGCTGATTCTGTGTGGGTCGAGCGTGTGGGTCCACGTGAGTATGTTGGCCATAATGACCGTGGCGCGACCGTGCGGTTCGCGGGCGCTGGCGTCGAGGGAGCTTTTACTCCTGGTGAGGTGCTGAAGCTTGCTGCCGCGGCGTGTACCGGTTTGGTGACGGATAAGGCGTTGGCTCGCCGTGTGGGTGATGATTACACCGCACAGGTGCAGGTGTCGACTGTCAAGGATGAGGAGAACAACAGGTACACCTCGGTGGATGAGCGGCTTGTGGTGGACTTGTCTGGGTTGGACCCAGAGGCGCGTGAGCGGCTTGTTGCGCTCCTTCACCGCACGATTGAGTCTCAATGCACGGTGGGGCGGACCATTGTTGCTGGCGCGGAGGTTCACGCCACGATCACTGAGTGA
- a CDS encoding universal stress protein gives MTTTPSILVGVDGSLASLHALDWATALAKKCGASLTIACSYSLPTFAAASLDGGYAALDDSTIQEGARMVLSSAAERVTAHGVPVSAQIASGDPAGALVELSQGHNLVVVGTRGRSGFAERILGTVSSALPAHSACPVVVVPGRDLKEDEPLPAITPVNRIIVGVDGSDSAHGALHKAVHFAQLFDAELVAVTGVPVTSGSGILAWLPAAVDHEQVLKDIEGGLNTIIDAVEDENPGMTIRRIVLDGTGAELLTEFSQAADLLVVGSRGRGGFAGLLLGSTSQAVLHHSQCPVLIINKKADQAEPLDVSPAQNQQPE, from the coding sequence ATGACCACTACCCCCAGCATCCTCGTGGGAGTTGATGGCTCACTTGCTAGTTTGCACGCACTTGACTGGGCAACCGCCCTCGCGAAAAAGTGCGGGGCTAGTCTCACCATTGCGTGTTCCTATTCTCTTCCGACATTCGCGGCAGCCTCCCTTGATGGCGGGTATGCGGCTCTTGATGACAGCACCATCCAAGAAGGCGCGCGTATGGTGCTCTCCAGCGCCGCCGAACGGGTCACCGCGCACGGTGTCCCCGTCTCCGCACAGATCGCCTCAGGGGACCCAGCAGGAGCCCTGGTTGAACTCTCCCAAGGACACAACCTTGTGGTCGTGGGCACCCGTGGACGATCCGGGTTCGCTGAACGCATCCTTGGCACCGTGTCCTCTGCCCTCCCCGCCCACTCAGCCTGCCCAGTGGTCGTCGTCCCAGGACGCGACCTCAAAGAAGACGAACCCCTCCCAGCGATCACACCGGTCAACCGCATCATTGTCGGAGTGGACGGGTCAGACTCAGCACACGGAGCACTCCACAAAGCAGTCCACTTTGCTCAACTCTTTGACGCAGAACTCGTTGCAGTCACTGGAGTCCCCGTGACCTCCGGATCAGGGATCCTCGCATGGCTGCCTGCAGCCGTGGACCACGAACAAGTCCTCAAAGACATTGAAGGTGGACTCAACACCATCATTGACGCGGTTGAAGACGAAAACCCTGGCATGACCATCCGCCGAATCGTGCTCGACGGAACAGGCGCAGAACTCCTCACCGAGTTCTCCCAGGCAGCCGACCTCCTGGTTGTCGGTTCGCGCGGACGCGGCGGATTCGCCGGCCTCCTCCTGGGATCAACCAGCCAAGCAGTCCTTCACCACTCGCAATGCCCCGTCCTGATCATCAACAAAAAAGCCGACCAGGCAGAACCACTGGACGTATCACCAGCACAGAACCAACAACCCGAATAA
- the manA gene encoding mannose-6-phosphate isomerase, class I, with the protein MARHTVYRLTNTLQEYAWGSQRAIFDAFGWQPSGRPAAELWLGAHESAPSVARCIAQVPPTWRDAVPASVRVGPDASGVALGDLIASDPHFMVGENVADVFGPRLPYLLKVLAAAGPLSLQVHPKPHQARAGFARENRAGVDRLAPERLYKDDQHKPELIVALTPFEGLSGFRRPQRAGELLEPVQGPTVQAMREVLAGPGLSDDRLRAAFELAAGLRDTDALEELTVATESLQRFVDAERGAGRRVSRGHVTALELAKAYPGDPGMLMSLLLNRFSLQPGEAVFLRAGQIHAYLHGLGVEIMANSDNVLRAGLTTKHVDVPELMACTDFTAEPPVRPSLRPVPGGLTDYRVGTPEFGLVYGDAAHGALITHTGPRIVVCLNGSVTISHALGELGTLTAGQSAFVPHGVGSVALSGGGSVAVSYVP; encoded by the coding sequence GTGGCAAGACATACGGTGTACCGGCTGACGAACACGCTTCAGGAATATGCGTGGGGGTCGCAGCGCGCTATTTTTGATGCTTTTGGTTGGCAGCCGTCAGGGCGACCGGCCGCTGAGTTGTGGTTGGGGGCTCACGAGTCAGCTCCGAGTGTGGCGCGTTGTATTGCTCAGGTTCCCCCGACGTGGCGTGATGCGGTTCCGGCGTCTGTGCGGGTGGGGCCGGACGCGAGTGGTGTGGCACTGGGTGATCTCATCGCGTCTGATCCGCATTTTATGGTGGGTGAGAATGTTGCGGATGTTTTTGGTCCGCGGCTGCCGTATTTGTTGAAGGTGTTAGCTGCTGCGGGGCCGTTGTCGCTTCAGGTTCACCCGAAACCGCACCAGGCGCGTGCGGGGTTTGCTCGGGAGAATCGTGCTGGGGTGGATCGGTTGGCGCCGGAGCGCCTGTATAAGGATGACCAGCATAAACCGGAGTTGATTGTTGCGTTGACGCCATTTGAGGGGCTCAGCGGGTTTCGTCGGCCACAGCGTGCGGGAGAACTGTTGGAGCCAGTCCAGGGCCCTACTGTTCAAGCGATGCGTGAGGTGTTGGCGGGGCCTGGTCTGTCTGATGACCGGCTGCGCGCGGCGTTTGAGCTGGCAGCTGGACTGCGTGACACGGATGCGTTGGAGGAATTGACCGTTGCCACGGAGTCGCTGCAACGGTTTGTCGATGCGGAACGTGGCGCTGGGCGCCGCGTGTCGCGTGGCCATGTCACGGCGTTGGAATTGGCGAAAGCATATCCGGGTGATCCGGGCATGTTGATGTCGTTGTTGCTCAACCGGTTTTCGCTGCAACCAGGTGAGGCAGTGTTCCTGCGTGCTGGTCAAATTCACGCCTACCTCCATGGGTTGGGGGTGGAGATCATGGCGAACTCCGACAATGTGTTGCGTGCAGGGCTGACAACAAAACACGTGGATGTTCCCGAGTTGATGGCGTGCACGGATTTCACTGCCGAGCCTCCGGTACGCCCTTCGCTACGGCCGGTGCCCGGTGGGCTCACGGACTACCGGGTGGGGACCCCAGAGTTCGGGTTGGTGTATGGGGATGCTGCGCATGGTGCTCTGATCACCCATACGGGGCCGCGCATCGTTGTGTGTTTGAACGGGAGCGTAACGATCTCTCACGCACTGGGCGAGTTGGGAACATTGACGGCTGGCCAATCAGCGTTTGTACCACACGGGGTGGGGAGTGTGGCGTTGAGCGGTGGTGGGTCGGTGGCTGTCAGTTACGTTCCATAA
- a CDS encoding C40 family peptidase, whose product MTNAVYRARHRHERNALAPLAALATSAGQNVANYGRRSAIVAISSGLVVGLGTVATPATAAPLEAQNIAGTIDISSLTSQAQAAVGAAPTVTVDVDAKWSVEKSKIKVTPAPEPEPEPVREVTQAASRTNERAELTSSTASTSTASTTQQTTTKAAVPQSVNGNAVLEIASRYVGVPYVSGGSTPAGFDCSGFTSYVYAQLGISLPRTSSQQRYAGTVVSRAEAKPGDLLWSPGHISIYAGGNMQIDAPQPGKTIQFRQIWQSNPVFIRVS is encoded by the coding sequence GTGACTAACGCTGTTTACCGGGCGCGACACCGCCACGAGCGCAATGCTCTCGCGCCACTTGCTGCACTTGCCACAAGTGCAGGCCAGAACGTTGCCAACTACGGGCGACGCTCAGCCATTGTGGCGATTTCTTCAGGTCTTGTTGTAGGTCTGGGAACAGTGGCCACCCCGGCAACTGCTGCACCTCTTGAGGCGCAGAACATTGCGGGCACCATTGACATCTCCTCGTTGACCTCTCAGGCCCAAGCCGCTGTGGGGGCTGCCCCAACCGTTACCGTTGACGTTGACGCGAAATGGTCTGTGGAAAAATCCAAGATCAAGGTCACCCCGGCGCCAGAGCCAGAGCCAGAGCCAGTCCGTGAGGTCACTCAGGCCGCATCACGCACCAACGAGCGCGCTGAACTCACCAGCAGCACTGCATCGACGTCAACTGCTTCCACCACACAGCAGACCACCACCAAGGCAGCTGTCCCTCAGTCAGTGAACGGGAACGCAGTCCTTGAGATTGCGTCCCGCTACGTCGGAGTTCCCTACGTCTCCGGTGGCTCAACGCCTGCTGGTTTTGACTGCTCGGGGTTCACCTCCTACGTCTACGCACAGCTCGGGATCTCCCTGCCACGCACCTCATCCCAGCAACGCTACGCCGGCACCGTGGTGTCCCGCGCAGAAGCAAAACCAGGCGACCTCCTGTGGAGCCCGGGACACATCTCCATTTACGCCGGTGGCAACATGCAAATCGACGCACCACAACCAGGCAAGACAATCCAGTTCCGCCAAATCTGGCAGTCAAACCCTGTGTTCATTCGCGTTTCCTGA
- a CDS encoding MarR family winged helix-turn-helix transcriptional regulator has translation MSPTKNHRPATLAGDIRVAASRIVRRLRRERGEAELPEHQFIVLTALNKFGPMTPGALAELEGVKPPSMTRTVNALCELGFAEKLGSEIDRRQVVVALTDQGANEIAVTRRRRDAWLTQQLATLTPNERQILAQASELLSRISGHT, from the coding sequence GTGAGCCCAACCAAAAACCACCGCCCCGCAACCCTCGCTGGGGATATCCGCGTCGCAGCCAGCCGCATCGTCCGACGCCTGCGCCGCGAACGAGGAGAAGCCGAACTACCTGAACACCAGTTCATTGTCCTCACCGCGCTCAACAAATTTGGGCCCATGACACCAGGCGCGCTCGCGGAACTTGAGGGTGTAAAACCACCATCAATGACCCGCACAGTCAACGCATTGTGTGAACTGGGCTTTGCGGAGAAACTCGGCAGCGAGATTGACCGGCGGCAAGTTGTGGTTGCACTGACGGACCAAGGCGCCAACGAAATTGCGGTGACCCGCAGACGCCGGGACGCCTGGCTCACACAACAGTTAGCCACCCTCACCCCCAATGAGCGGCAGATCCTCGCACAAGCCAGCGAACTGCTGTCACGAATATCTGGACATACATGA
- a CDS encoding MFS transporter, producing MSPTFASLKYYNYRIWFAAALVANVGTWMQRIAQDWLVLTELTNNSGTAVGFVTGLQFLPVLFLSPYAGLLADRVDRRKLLMTTQGLMGLLATLLGVFTLTGIVELWHVYVFAFLLGCVAAFDNPARQVFVSEMVPAERLANAVGLNSASFNAARLIGPGVAGLLIAAVGSGWAFIINGVSFAATIWAMSRMRQRELQRTPRAARSRGQIREGIRYVRHRSDILVIMVIACVVSTFGLNFQLTSALMATEVFGKDAAGYGILGSILAIGSLSGALVAARRTRPRVRLVIGAAFMFGVFAGVMALMPTYELYALMSIPVGFFSLTMMTAANSTIQMSVEPEMRGRVMALYLVVFVGATPVGSPIVGWIAEVFGARWGVGVGAITAIAVSLSAALWTKRHWNYRVEYTWDRRPHLEVIYDADRDGTLERDREQREQTADAMRVQQLQHKQVS from the coding sequence ATGAGCCCCACTTTTGCGTCACTGAAGTACTACAACTATCGAATATGGTTTGCTGCCGCCCTTGTTGCCAACGTGGGAACGTGGATGCAGCGCATCGCTCAGGATTGGCTAGTCCTGACAGAACTGACCAACAACTCAGGAACAGCGGTCGGCTTTGTCACCGGACTCCAGTTCCTTCCCGTTCTCTTTCTATCGCCCTACGCAGGGCTCCTCGCCGACCGAGTCGACCGCCGGAAGCTGCTGATGACAACCCAAGGGCTCATGGGGTTGTTGGCTACCTTGCTGGGAGTTTTCACCCTCACTGGGATTGTCGAACTCTGGCACGTCTACGTGTTTGCGTTCCTCCTGGGTTGTGTGGCGGCCTTTGATAATCCTGCCCGCCAGGTGTTTGTGTCAGAAATGGTGCCAGCGGAGCGACTCGCCAATGCTGTCGGTTTGAACTCCGCATCGTTTAACGCTGCCCGCCTCATTGGCCCAGGCGTAGCTGGTCTTCTTATTGCTGCTGTGGGAAGCGGGTGGGCGTTCATTATCAACGGGGTGTCCTTCGCTGCAACTATTTGGGCGATGTCTCGGATGCGTCAACGCGAACTGCAACGCACACCCCGTGCAGCCCGCTCGCGTGGGCAAATCCGGGAAGGAATCCGCTACGTGCGCCACCGCTCAGACATTCTTGTCATTATGGTGATTGCGTGTGTGGTGTCGACCTTTGGGCTGAATTTCCAACTGACGTCAGCACTGATGGCAACGGAAGTATTCGGGAAAGACGCTGCCGGGTACGGGATTTTAGGGTCCATCCTCGCGATCGGATCCCTGTCCGGCGCTCTGGTTGCCGCTCGTCGTACCCGGCCGCGGGTGCGTCTTGTGATCGGGGCAGCCTTCATGTTTGGTGTGTTCGCTGGGGTGATGGCGCTGATGCCCACCTACGAACTGTATGCCCTCATGTCGATCCCGGTGGGGTTCTTCTCCTTGACCATGATGACGGCCGCGAACTCGACGATCCAGATGTCCGTGGAACCTGAGATGCGTGGCCGAGTCATGGCCTTGTACCTCGTCGTGTTTGTCGGGGCTACTCCGGTAGGCTCCCCCATTGTGGGGTGGATTGCCGAAGTGTTTGGTGCCCGCTGGGGTGTGGGCGTTGGGGCGATCACGGCAATTGCCGTGTCACTGTCAGCAGCACTGTGGACCAAACGTCATTGGAATTACCGGGTGGAATACACCTGGGATCGCCGTCCGCATTTGGAAGTGATCTACGATGCGGACCGTGACGGAACCTTAGAACGCGACCGTGAACAGCGTGAACAGACTGCAGACGCGATGCGTGTGCAGCAGCTGCAACACAAGCAGGTGTCTTAG
- a CDS encoding metal-dependent transcriptional regulator: MSDLIDTTEMYLRTIYELAEEGIVPLRARIAERLGHSGPTVSQTVARMERDGLLYVSGDRHLELTDLGQAKATRVMRKHRLAERLLTDVIGLEWEFVHDEACRWEHVMSERVEERLVQLLNSPRYSPYGNPIPGLAEIGVGDEPEAFLDGVVSLTDRVMREPAAGQVVTIVRLGEPVQTDSDLLGRLHDAGVTPGAQVTLTASDYGVVAVQGIGAPILLDIPQDVARHIFVAVA, encoded by the coding sequence GTGAGCGATCTCATTGACACCACGGAAATGTACCTGCGGACGATTTATGAGTTGGCGGAGGAGGGGATTGTCCCCTTGCGGGCGCGGATTGCTGAGCGCTTAGGCCACTCAGGTCCAACCGTGTCCCAAACGGTTGCTCGGATGGAACGTGATGGGTTGTTGTATGTCTCTGGTGACCGCCATCTAGAACTCACCGACTTAGGGCAGGCCAAAGCAACTCGTGTGATGCGTAAGCACCGGCTTGCGGAGCGTCTACTCACCGATGTTATTGGGCTGGAGTGGGAGTTCGTTCACGACGAGGCGTGCCGGTGGGAGCATGTCATGTCAGAACGCGTTGAAGAGCGGCTGGTGCAGTTGTTGAACTCACCACGGTATTCCCCATACGGCAACCCCATTCCTGGTCTGGCTGAGATTGGTGTGGGTGATGAGCCGGAAGCGTTCCTTGATGGCGTGGTGTCGCTGACGGATCGGGTCATGCGGGAACCAGCGGCCGGTCAGGTGGTGACCATTGTGCGGTTGGGTGAGCCTGTTCAGACCGATAGTGATTTATTGGGGCGGCTTCACGATGCGGGGGTCACCCCTGGTGCGCAGGTCACGCTCACTGCTTCAGATTATGGGGTGGTGGCGGTGCAGGGGATTGGTGCGCCGATCCTGCTAGATATTCCTCAGGATGTCGCACGTCACATTTTTGTGGCTGTCGCGTGA
- a CDS encoding methyl-accepting chemotaxis protein: MSQTSTVEDAPRQAWTDRPIFVKILTVVFIMFLTTVAVTIMAVSVITNHGGSASETMSIVLTALIGVVIASIFALKIAKKIEQRLANVGAALAAAGDGDFTAATSTTGRDEIGQLAADLRRTQANLRDLVAGIAHSAETIAQSTQGLSAGSDQVRSTSQDTSSQAEVAASAAEQVSRNIQTVAAGAEQMGASIREIAQSSSEAANVAANAQGVAASTNERVARLGQSSAEIGNVIKLITSIAEQTNLLALNATIEAARAGEAGKGFAVVASEVKDLAGESARAAEDIARRIEAIQADTQDTVAAISEISGIVNTINDYQLTIASAVEEQTSTTTEMSRSVTDAATGSTDIATNIAQVASASASNADTVTDMTQSVSDLVHLASDLRNQVARFTV; this comes from the coding sequence ATGAGCCAGACCTCAACCGTTGAGGACGCCCCACGCCAAGCGTGGACCGACCGCCCCATCTTCGTGAAGATCCTCACGGTCGTCTTCATCATGTTCCTCACCACCGTCGCCGTGACCATCATGGCTGTCTCTGTGATCACCAATCACGGCGGTTCCGCCAGCGAAACGATGAGCATCGTCCTGACAGCGCTCATCGGTGTTGTGATTGCCAGTATCTTCGCCCTCAAGATCGCCAAGAAAATTGAACAGCGACTCGCCAACGTCGGTGCCGCACTCGCTGCCGCAGGGGATGGCGACTTCACCGCCGCAACAAGCACCACTGGCCGCGATGAAATCGGACAGCTTGCAGCTGACCTTCGCCGCACCCAAGCAAACCTGCGCGACCTTGTCGCCGGCATCGCACACTCCGCGGAAACCATCGCCCAATCCACCCAAGGGCTCTCCGCCGGGTCCGACCAGGTGCGCTCCACATCACAAGACACCTCATCCCAAGCCGAGGTTGCCGCCTCCGCAGCAGAACAAGTGTCCCGCAACATCCAAACCGTGGCTGCAGGCGCAGAACAAATGGGGGCCAGTATCCGCGAAATCGCTCAAAGCTCCAGCGAAGCAGCCAACGTCGCCGCCAACGCACAAGGAGTTGCAGCATCCACCAATGAACGTGTCGCCCGCCTCGGACAATCGTCCGCAGAAATCGGCAACGTCATCAAACTCATCACCTCCATCGCCGAACAAACCAACCTTCTTGCCCTCAACGCCACCATCGAAGCGGCACGCGCAGGAGAAGCAGGAAAAGGGTTTGCAGTTGTGGCATCAGAGGTCAAAGACCTCGCTGGTGAATCAGCACGCGCCGCCGAAGACATCGCCCGCCGTATCGAAGCGATCCAAGCCGACACTCAAGACACCGTCGCAGCGATCAGCGAAATCTCGGGAATTGTCAATACCATCAACGACTACCAGCTGACCATCGCCTCCGCCGTGGAAGAGCAAACCTCCACCACAACGGAAATGTCACGCTCTGTCACCGACGCAGCAACTGGATCCACGGACATCGCAACCAACATTGCTCAAGTCGCCAGCGCATCGGCAAGCAACGCCGACACCGTCACTGACATGACCCAATCCGTCAGCGACCTCGTCCACCTGGCATCCGACCTACGAAACCAGGTTGCCCGCTTCACCGTCTAA
- the serC gene encoding phosphoserine transaminase → MTHTISIPAALLPSDGRFGSGPSKVRSEQLDALNTTGRHILGTSHRQSPVKNLVGHIQSGLLEMFDAPEGYEVLLGNGGSTALWDALTFSFVQDRAAHAVFGEFGSKFANSTNKAPFLQPSAITTYSPGAAGLPEATPDADVYAWPHNETSTGAMAPIHRVSDNGLMVVDATSAAGGLPVDLTATDMYYFAPQKSFAADGGLWLSFASPAAIERIERVAATERWIPDFLSLSIAVTNSRAQQTLNTPALATLVLLAEQIDWFNRNGGLAWATDRTATSARIIDQWVESRSYTTPFVADLAHRSRVVATIDFSQEVDAARVARVLREHGIVDIEPYRKLGRNQLRVALFPAIEPADVEALTQCIDYVVEALAD, encoded by the coding sequence GTGACGCACACCATCAGCATCCCAGCGGCCCTTCTTCCCAGCGACGGCCGGTTTGGCTCTGGCCCATCGAAGGTTCGCAGTGAACAACTGGACGCCCTCAACACCACAGGGCGGCACATTCTAGGCACCTCACACAGGCAGTCTCCGGTAAAGAACCTCGTGGGACACATCCAGTCCGGTTTGCTGGAAATGTTCGATGCGCCGGAGGGGTACGAAGTTCTGCTCGGCAACGGCGGGTCCACTGCCCTCTGGGATGCGCTCACCTTCTCGTTCGTGCAAGACCGCGCTGCACACGCAGTGTTTGGAGAGTTTGGATCCAAGTTCGCCAACTCGACGAACAAAGCTCCCTTTCTCCAACCCTCAGCGATCACCACATATTCCCCAGGCGCGGCCGGGCTTCCAGAGGCCACACCGGATGCTGACGTGTACGCGTGGCCACACAACGAAACATCAACCGGTGCGATGGCCCCCATCCACCGGGTGAGTGACAACGGCCTCATGGTCGTTGACGCAACCTCCGCGGCTGGCGGACTCCCCGTCGACCTCACTGCGACCGACATGTACTACTTTGCGCCGCAGAAATCCTTCGCCGCAGATGGCGGTTTGTGGTTGTCCTTTGCGTCGCCTGCCGCTATTGAACGCATCGAGCGTGTTGCCGCCACCGAACGGTGGATTCCCGACTTCCTCTCCCTGAGCATCGCAGTCACCAACTCGCGCGCCCAGCAAACCCTCAACACTCCCGCACTGGCGACCCTTGTTCTCCTCGCAGAGCAAATCGACTGGTTTAACCGCAACGGGGGTCTTGCCTGGGCCACTGATCGGACAGCAACATCGGCGCGCATCATTGACCAATGGGTTGAATCACGCTCTTATACAACCCCTTTTGTCGCCGACCTCGCTCACCGGTCACGGGTCGTAGCAACCATCGACTTCTCGCAGGAGGTTGATGCCGCACGCGTCGCTCGAGTGCTCCGCGAACATGGGATCGTCGACATTGAGCCCTACCGCAAACTGGGCCGCAACCAGTTACGTGTTGCGTTGTTCCCCGCAATCGAACCCGCTGACGTTGAAGCACTCACCCAGTGCATCGACTACGTCGTCGAGGCCCTTGCCGACTAA